Proteins found in one Brachyspira murdochii DSM 12563 genomic segment:
- the rbr gene encoding rubrerythrin: MNLKGTKTEKNLNEAFAGESMARNKYTYFASVARNEGYEQIAAIFLETAENEREHAKIHFKYLNGIGDTLQNLQSAWEGENEEYENMYPRMAKEATEEGFDEIARSMKLIGDVEKEHRERYAKLREAVKNGSVFKKATKVQWKCRNCGFIVESEEAPELCPVCKHAKKFFEVRVENF, translated from the coding sequence ATGAATTTAAAAGGTACAAAAACAGAAAAAAACTTAAATGAAGCTTTTGCCGGCGAATCTATGGCTAGAAACAAATATACTTATTTTGCAAGTGTAGCAAGAAATGAAGGTTATGAACAAATCGCTGCTATTTTCCTTGAAACAGCTGAAAATGAAAGAGAGCATGCTAAAATACACTTCAAATATCTTAACGGTATAGGCGATACTCTTCAAAACTTACAATCAGCTTGGGAAGGTGAAAATGAAGAATACGAAAATATGTACCCAAGAATGGCTAAAGAAGCTACTGAAGAAGGTTTTGATGAAATAGCTCGTTCTATGAAATTAATAGGTGATGTTGAAAAAGAACACAGAGAAAGATATGCTAAATTAAGAGAAGCTGTAAAAAATGGAAGCGTTTTCAAAAAAGCTACTAAAGTTCAATGGAAATGCAGAAACTGCGGTTTTATAGTTGAAAGCGAAGAAGCTCCAGAACTTTGCCCTGTTTGTAAACATGCTAAAAAATTCTTTGAAGTACGCGTTGAAAACTTTTAA
- a CDS encoding superoxide dismutase, producing MFELMKLPYAKEDLAPYMSSNTLDFHHGKHLNTYVTTLNDLVSKDSSLQGKSIEELITLSYNNADKQAVFNNAGQVYNHEEFFKMIKKDAAIPAEVKSKIEADFGSFDAFKEAFTTGGKTQFGSGWVWLVMNNGKLEVRKYANAMNPVADKVHGVLTCDVWEHAYYLDYQNRRPDFLTTFVDHLVNWDYVAERIKSAK from the coding sequence ATGTTTGAATTAATGAAATTACCTTATGCTAAAGAAGACTTAGCACCATATATGTCTTCAAATACATTGGATTTCCACCATGGAAAGCACTTAAATACTTATGTAACAACTCTTAATGATTTAGTATCTAAAGATTCTTCATTACAAGGAAAAAGCATTGAAGAATTAATCACTCTATCATACAATAATGCTGACAAACAAGCAGTATTTAATAATGCCGGTCAGGTTTATAATCATGAAGAGTTCTTCAAAATGATAAAAAAAGATGCTGCAATACCTGCTGAAGTAAAATCAAAAATAGAAGCAGATTTCGGTTCTTTTGATGCTTTTAAAGAAGCATTCACTACAGGAGGAAAAACTCAATTCGGTTCAGGTTGGGTTTGGCTTGTTATGAATAATGGTAAATTAGAAGTGAGAAAATATGCTAATGCTATGAACCCAGTTGCTGATAAAGTACATGGTGTTTTAACTTGCGATGTTTGGGAACATGCTTATTATCTTGATTATCAAAACAGAAGACCAGACTTCTTAACTACTTTTGTTGATCATTTGGTAAATTGGGATTATGTAGCAGAAAGAATTAAATCAGCTAAATAA
- a CDS encoding DNA polymerase III subunit delta' — MAKVLGQTTPLKIMAGIYKSGRLHHAYLFYGDEGVGKFESALNYAKAILCERGNGTYCDECKSCKMIDQYKHPDVIVAATDERFRNAEIYFNQYLEYKLPHLFNNFYSACRSILYKVETMLFDSYDNYPSSEPKEYMLGSKKESSRYALIEPYYLAVNYTLNELNADNADFIDSIFRNKSKEALNIAKNKGGKKKLSIEGDFFDALKKIYYNIIHTVIPLDTVRNIIEITYRKPRISSKRIVIIEGIELMDKRAPNIFLRTLEEPSDNNIFILITSDANKLVQDGMKPLRSRMMELKFSSLSENTLRSILMKRLRLNEEKTVLALENSYGSVAKAIKYVLDKKSNTSDNIYKVLLSFMDASLNNNPSQIASLTTLLSDGDYEIADAFREMINILKKSLEDKYLEIEDRNYIFPSSVSDESIVWTIDELDSAVNTLTNTNTQPKMLLYKSLSSIYTWLHNYNKNI, encoded by the coding sequence TTGGCTAAAGTACTTGGACAAACAACGCCTTTAAAAATAATGGCTGGAATATATAAAAGCGGAAGACTTCATCATGCTTATCTTTTCTACGGAGATGAGGGGGTTGGCAAATTTGAAAGTGCTTTGAATTATGCTAAGGCTATACTATGCGAGAGAGGAAACGGAACATATTGCGATGAATGTAAATCCTGCAAAATGATAGATCAATATAAACATCCAGACGTTATAGTAGCAGCTACAGATGAAAGATTTAGAAATGCTGAAATATATTTTAATCAGTATTTGGAATATAAACTGCCTCATTTATTTAATAATTTTTACTCAGCCTGCAGGTCTATACTTTATAAAGTAGAAACTATGCTTTTTGATAGTTACGATAATTACCCGTCAAGCGAACCAAAAGAATATATGCTTGGAAGTAAAAAAGAAAGTTCAAGATATGCCTTAATAGAACCTTATTATTTAGCTGTAAATTACACATTAAACGAACTAAATGCCGATAACGCCGATTTTATAGATTCAATATTTAGAAATAAATCAAAAGAAGCCTTGAATATAGCTAAAAATAAAGGCGGAAAGAAAAAATTATCAATAGAAGGCGATTTTTTTGACGCTTTAAAAAAAATATATTATAACATCATTCATACTGTAATACCTCTTGATACAGTAAGAAATATTATAGAGATAACTTACAGAAAGCCGAGAATATCAAGTAAAAGAATTGTTATCATAGAAGGTATAGAACTAATGGATAAGAGGGCTCCGAATATATTTTTACGCACATTAGAAGAGCCTTCAGACAATAATATATTTATTCTAATAACTTCTGATGCTAATAAACTGGTTCAGGACGGTATGAAACCTCTCAGATCCCGTATGATGGAATTAAAATTTTCTTCTTTATCAGAAAATACTTTAAGATCTATATTAATGAAGAGATTGAGGCTCAATGAGGAAAAAACAGTCCTCGCACTGGAAAATTCTTACGGAAGTGTAGCTAAGGCTATAAAATATGTACTTGACAAAAAATCAAATACAAGCGATAATATATACAAAGTATTGTTATCTTTTATGGACGCTTCTCTAAATAACAATCCTTCTCAAATAGCCTCCCTTACAACTCTTCTAAGCGACGGCGATTATGAGATAGCTGATGCCTTTAGAGAAATGATTAACATTCTGAAAAAATCCTTAGAAGATAAATATCTTGAAATAGAAGATAGAAATTATATATTTCCAAGCTCTGTTTCAGATGAAAGTATTGTATGGACTATTGATGAATTGGATTCTGCAGTCAATACTCTAACTAATACAAATACTCAACCTAAAATGCTGCTCTATAAAAGTTTAAGCAGTATTTACACTTGGTTACACAATTATAATAAAAACATATAG
- a CDS encoding ribonuclease HII, with amino-acid sequence MDMFDSKYNSSIIDKFAYEKEYLSLGYKYICGIDEVGRGCLFGPVTVAAVIMPLELNNDVEVARENIVEEADDSKKISAKKREELYDKIISKALCYSVYSVDAKTIDEINIYNATKLAMVNAVRNLNIKPDILLIDAVKLDIDIKQCSITKGDFKSYSIGCASIVAKVERDRMMNELPEVYQKYKVAKNKGYGTKEHMKAIEMYGASDMHRYSFEPIKSNFSSKKDEDNLIL; translated from the coding sequence ATGGACATGTTTGACTCTAAATATAATTCCTCTATTATAGATAAATTTGCCTATGAAAAGGAATATTTATCATTAGGTTATAAATATATATGCGGTATAGATGAAGTAGGGCGGGGCTGTTTATTCGGACCTGTTACGGTTGCTGCTGTTATAATGCCTTTGGAGCTTAATAATGATGTTGAAGTAGCAAGAGAAAATATAGTAGAAGAGGCTGATGACTCTAAAAAAATATCTGCTAAAAAAAGAGAAGAGCTTTATGATAAAATTATTAGTAAAGCATTATGCTATAGTGTATATTCAGTTGATGCTAAAACTATAGATGAGATTAATATTTATAATGCTACAAAACTTGCTATGGTTAATGCCGTTAGAAACTTAAATATAAAGCCTGATATACTTCTTATAGATGCTGTAAAACTCGATATTGATATAAAGCAATGCTCTATAACCAAAGGTGATTTTAAATCATATAGTATAGGCTGTGCGAGTATAGTTGCTAAGGTAGAAAGAGACAGAATGATGAATGAACTTCCAGAAGTTTATCAGAAATATAAAGTTGCTAAAAATAAAGGCTACGGTACTAAAGAGCATATGAAAGCTATTGAGATGTACGGAGCTAGTGATATGCATAGATATTCATTTGAACCTATAAAATCAAATTTCTCAAGTAAAAAAGATGAAGATAATCTTATTTTATAA
- a CDS encoding leucine-rich repeat protein produces the protein MEGISALTTVLLPPIQQITAGFFKDCTSLVNVKIPSSIIKINDNSFENCTSLKNIEYLGTSPNALTASPFTSVSPTDLYLPNAASNPNDNRWDNFLGVSWTSIHYGNSITY, from the coding sequence TTGGAGGGAATTTCAGCATTAACTACAGTACTGCTTCCTCCAATTCAGCAAATAACCGCAGGCTTTTTTAAAGACTGTACATCTTTAGTTAATGTTAAAATACCTAGCAGTATAATAAAGATTAATGATAATAGTTTTGAAAACTGCACTTCTCTTAAAAATATTGAGTATTTAGGAACTTCTCCAAATGCTCTGACAGCTTCTCCTTTTACTTCAGTTTCTCCTACAGATTTATACCTTCCTAATGCCGCATCTAATCCAAATGATAATAGATGGGATAATTTTTTAGGTGTTTCTTGGACTTCAATACATTATGGAAATTCTATAACCTATTAA
- a CDS encoding leucine-rich repeat domain-containing protein produces MFKYIKYLLMISLFVLSCSNNPTLPSNNQIYQSSPENVPENIIRNYSVKANETEENIENKMMEYFNEYGYYSIFLEDTEENIDENDAISKINNIIKKDKYTKDGVYLDLSQTTITNIAANAFKNNKNLSGVKLPETVISIGESAFYDCSSLKTINFPSSLTSIEKSAFQLCIKLEKADLSKTKMIQINANSFYNCSSLKDVVLSQSILAIQGNAFSSCSSLEEISFPTYLQGVATYAFAECKALKKVTLNEKITKILAMAFYNCSSLEKISFPISIQSIGQYAFSGCTSLKQIEYLGTTPSVVKSDATVFSEYKLVGAGAAPLESLYLPNVANDTQDNSWNNFLSYDWNGKTINYGKSMPR; encoded by the coding sequence ATGTTTAAATATATAAAATATTTATTAATGATATCACTATTTGTACTATCATGCAGTAATAACCCTACATTGCCTTCAAACAATCAAATATATCAATCATCCCCTGAAAATGTTCCTGAAAATATTATAAGAAATTATTCTGTTAAAGCTAATGAAACTGAAGAAAACATAGAAAATAAAATGATGGAATATTTTAATGAATACGGATATTATTCTATCTTTTTAGAAGATACAGAAGAAAATATTGATGAAAACGATGCCATATCAAAAATAAACAATATTATAAAAAAAGATAAATATACTAAAGACGGGGTTTATCTTGATTTAAGTCAAACTACAATAACAAACATAGCCGCTAATGCTTTTAAGAATAATAAAAATTTGTCCGGCGTTAAATTACCTGAAACTGTAATCTCAATTGGAGAGAGTGCATTTTATGACTGTTCAAGTTTGAAAACAATAAACTTCCCTTCTTCTTTAACGTCAATAGAAAAATCAGCATTCCAATTATGTATAAAATTAGAAAAAGCAGACTTAAGTAAGACAAAAATGATTCAAATAAATGCTAATTCTTTTTATAATTGTTCAAGTTTGAAAGATGTTGTTTTATCACAATCAATATTAGCTATACAAGGTAATGCATTCAGTTCATGCTCTTCATTAGAAGAAATTAGTTTTCCTACATATTTGCAGGGTGTTGCTACTTATGCATTTGCAGAATGTAAAGCTTTAAAAAAAGTAACTTTAAATGAAAAAATAACAAAAATTCTTGCTATGGCTTTTTATAACTGTTCATCACTAGAAAAAATTAGTTTTCCTATATCTATACAGTCAATAGGTCAATATGCTTTTTCAGGCTGTACTTCTTTGAAACAAATAGAATATTTGGGAACTACTCCTTCAGTTGTTAAATCTGATGCAACAGTGTTTTCTGAATACAAACTAGTAGGAGCAGGAGCTGCTCCTTTAGAGAGTTTATATCTTCCTAATGTGGCAAATGATACGCAAGATAATAGCTGGAATAATTTCTTAAGCTATGATTGGAATGGGAAAACAATAAATTATGGTAAAAGCATGCCTAGATAA
- a CDS encoding outer membrane protein yields the protein MKRYYIIAAFLFMFIYCNPNKLFAIIPEGLYIAPKFVFSHDGSYFYTKDDGGKGYLNYFGGGFSLGYSIPTINKSSPVRFEFEYLGRKIISMSDSISLHTLLGSVYFDINFFLIKEKLTDESYKQTLLNKYPPFTIYLGLSIGGRIKDCLCAESQNTETKFRNAVSTLVFGFSGGFAFNVLPYMSIDLGYRYLIDTKADSYHEVLLGLRFKVPKL from the coding sequence ATGAAAAGATATTATATAATAGCAGCATTTTTATTTATGTTTATATATTGTAATCCTAATAAGCTATTTGCAATTATACCTGAAGGATTATATATAGCTCCTAAATTTGTATTTTCACATGACGGAAGTTATTTTTATACTAAAGATGATGGAGGAAAAGGATATCTTAATTATTTTGGAGGAGGTTTTTCATTAGGATACAGCATACCTACTATTAATAAGTCATCTCCTGTAAGATTTGAATTTGAGTATTTGGGAAGAAAAATAATAAGTATGTCTGACAGTATCAGCCTTCATACACTTTTAGGTTCTGTATATTTTGACATTAACTTCTTTCTCATAAAAGAAAAATTAACAGATGAAAGCTATAAACAAACACTTCTCAATAAATACCCTCCTTTTACAATTTATTTAGGCCTATCCATTGGAGGAAGAATAAAAGACTGCCTTTGTGCAGAATCACAAAACACCGAAACTAAATTTAGAAATGCCGTAAGTACATTGGTTTTTGGCTTCAGCGGAGGATTTGCTTTTAATGTACTTCCATATATGTCAATAGATTTGGGGTACAGATATTTAATAGATACAAAAGCTGACAGTTATCATGAAGTATTATTAGGATTAAGATTTAAAGTACCTAAATTATAA
- a CDS encoding outer membrane protein produces the protein MKFIIKKLLLACLITACFGNMLTAMDIGLYLAPKFIFNIGDSGIQKEGDKKNTQNMYAGGGISIGYNFDVLNKYSTLRIEFEYLYRNPTPNNAYLNNVQSMQVHTFLAAAYYDINFLYINYDNKDSVRSIMHKGKRPVMSVYLGFLLGGALNTCIIKTSYEYNGIFKNSTYYNNFQFIYGVGGGLAFHITPVVSIDLGYRLILNLENKFGHDAAVSVRFNF, from the coding sequence ATGAAGTTTATAATAAAAAAACTTTTGCTTGCTTGTTTAATTACAGCTTGTTTTGGTAATATGCTTACAGCTATGGATATAGGACTCTATTTAGCCCCTAAATTTATATTTAATATTGGAGATTCCGGAATACAAAAAGAAGGAGATAAAAAAAATACTCAAAATATGTATGCAGGAGGCGGTATATCAATCGGATATAATTTTGATGTGCTTAATAAATATAGTACATTAAGAATAGAATTTGAATATTTATATAGAAACCCTACTCCTAATAATGCTTATCTTAATAATGTACAATCCATGCAAGTTCATACATTTTTAGCAGCAGCATACTATGATATCAATTTTTTGTATATTAATTATGATAATAAGGATTCTGTAAGAAGTATAATGCATAAAGGTAAAAGACCTGTAATGTCAGTTTATCTTGGTTTTTTATTGGGAGGAGCATTAAATACATGCATTATAAAAACTAGTTATGAATATAACGGTATTTTCAAAAACAGCACATATTATAATAATTTTCAATTTATTTACGGAGTTGGCGGAGGTTTAGCTTTCCATATAACACCTGTAGTAAGTATAGATTTAGGATACAGACTGATTCTTAATTTAGAAAATAAATTTGGGCATGATGCTGCAGTTTCTGTAAGATTTAATTTTTAG